In Shouchella patagoniensis, the following are encoded in one genomic region:
- a CDS encoding YwhD family protein, whose protein sequence is MDLLNNDNLKKAKKKSSNFTILSNDSNDGHGGYGAGTINLDHVTPVFIEIDEAEAFVDMGALHARAQVEKRVKFLPNEDEVPTEGMKRYWLVWITIGTKEKKPYYSGVAGCYMTVNKQAKRGYKSMPEHVNNMDKSIKGKIFVNQMDFSSRQVLKDFLKNHNEEMYAHSEAELHDALDAK, encoded by the coding sequence GTGGATTTGCTCAATAATGATAACTTGAAGAAAGCTAAGAAAAAATCGTCGAATTTTACGATTCTAAGCAATGATTCCAATGATGGACATGGGGGATACGGAGCTGGAACGATTAATTTAGATCATGTGACACCTGTGTTTATCGAGATTGATGAAGCAGAGGCATTTGTTGATATGGGTGCTTTACACGCAAGAGCGCAAGTTGAGAAACGGGTAAAGTTTCTTCCAAATGAAGATGAAGTGCCAACAGAGGGAATGAAGCGTTATTGGCTTGTTTGGATTACAATCGGAACAAAAGAGAAGAAGCCTTATTACAGTGGTGTCGCTGGTTGTTATATGACAGTGAACAAACAAGCAAAACGTGGCTATAAAAGCATGCCGGAGCATGTTAATAACATGGATAAGTCGATAAAAGGGAAAATATTTGTAAATCAGATGGATTTTTCATCAAGGCAAGTACTTAAAGACTTTTTGAAAAACCATAATGAAGAAATGTATGCTCATTCAGAAGCAGAACTCCATGATGCGTTAGATGCGAAATGA
- a CDS encoding LytTR family transcriptional regulator DNA-binding domain-containing protein: MEIVRLKRFSKREGDTNAFAEIDLTINSGTVTSIQAPYETGRKIIDLLMGKGTHSSGAFFLKGKPMTKSRLTEMALFRQEHVGYERLTIKEYLLFWKRLFPSSISMDSVLNELALIEKQGHVIKKLTTSEKKRVQFARCLMQDVDFYLFEYPDLQIDLETSFLFRQMIARLKEANKAVLIFSSSLEESLLTSSSVYKLSETEFKEMESDDGESDKRQIQVPNRLEKIPAKMADKLILFDPTEIHYIESKDGVSHLHVNKESFECTLTLAQLEKRLTPVGFYRCHRSYIVNLQRVREIITWTRDSYSLVLDDQKKSNVPLSKGKYGQLKETLGV, encoded by the coding sequence GTGGAAATTGTTCGTTTAAAAAGATTTAGTAAGAGAGAAGGGGATACAAACGCCTTTGCAGAAATAGATTTAACGATTAATAGTGGAACAGTCACCAGTATACAAGCGCCATATGAAACCGGTCGAAAAATAATTGATTTACTAATGGGGAAAGGAACCCATTCGAGTGGAGCGTTTTTCTTAAAGGGAAAGCCAATGACAAAAAGTAGGCTGACAGAAATGGCGCTATTTAGGCAAGAACATGTCGGCTATGAACGGTTGACGATAAAAGAATACTTATTATTTTGGAAAAGGCTCTTTCCGTCGTCCATTTCAATGGACAGCGTTTTAAATGAATTGGCTTTAATTGAAAAACAAGGACATGTGATAAAAAAACTGACAACTTCTGAGAAGAAGCGTGTCCAGTTTGCGCGTTGCCTCATGCAGGATGTTGATTTCTATCTATTTGAGTATCCAGATTTACAAATTGATTTAGAGACGTCCTTTTTATTTCGCCAGATGATTGCTCGATTAAAAGAAGCGAATAAGGCAGTCTTAATCTTCTCAAGTTCATTAGAAGAGTCGCTTTTAACTAGTTCCAGTGTATATAAGTTATCGGAAACCGAGTTTAAGGAAATGGAAAGCGATGATGGAGAGTCTGATAAAAGACAAATACAAGTGCCTAATCGCTTAGAGAAGATACCAGCCAAAATGGCTGATAAATTAATTTTATTTGATCCAACTGAAATTCATTACATAGAAAGTAAGGATGGCGTAAGTCATTTACATGTTAATAAGGAAAGTTTTGAATGTACATTAACGTTGGCACAGTTGGAAAAACGGTTAACACCAGTTGGTTTTTATCGCTGTCATCGCTCCTACATAGTAAATTTGCAGCGCGTAAGAGAAATTATTACATGGACCAGGGACAGTTATAGTCTTGTTTTAGACGACCAGAAAAAGAGCAACGTCCCTCTATCAAAAGGGAAGTATGGACAGTTAAAAGAGACACTTGGTGTTTGA
- the pepF gene encoding oligoendopeptidase F — protein sequence MSTYKSRSEVPDHEKWDLTDLYANEQAWQKDMDESYSLADKLIQYDGAINDGSSLLAFLKTQEELSFILRKAFAYTMFLTDIDTRDSHAQKLSAKTTQLGVKVSESTAFFMPFLLSLDEETLRDFISQEKELEYFEDELWKSFRFKDHVLTKEKEELLSQLGESFQGPSDTFNMLNNADIQFGYITNEDGEQVQLTRGMYSKLIEDENRDKRKEAYKAYYKPYVELNNTIATTLSAEVKTNATLAKVRNYESALQKALFADNIEQTVYDQLIQSAKTNIEPLHDYARLRKDKLNVEELRQYDLNAPIVPGVKAEIPYEEAYETMLEALQPLGNDYIELLKEFKEKRYIDVRETPAKRSGAYNMGVYGVHPFVLLNHHDDLNSLFTLVHEMGHALHSHYSSKHQPQITASYRIFVAEVASTVNEVLLINHMLDKTEDKKMRAYLLNHFIEQFRGTFFTQVMFADFEKQTHERAEAGEPLDAESLNELYEELFRTYNGPDIVFDDEVKYGWSRIPHFYRAFYVYQYATGFASAIQIATDILAGKEGSLESYKTFLQSGSSDDPLELLKAAGVDLTTPEPVEAAMKKFSELVAELKQL from the coding sequence ATGAGTACATACAAATCACGCAGTGAAGTGCCTGATCATGAAAAATGGGATTTAACCGATCTATACGCGAACGAACAAGCATGGCAAAAAGATATGGATGAGAGCTACTCACTTGCTGATAAATTGATTCAGTACGATGGTGCGATTAATGACGGTTCAAGCTTACTTGCCTTTTTAAAAACACAAGAAGAGCTTTCCTTTATTTTACGAAAAGCATTTGCTTATACAATGTTTTTAACTGATATTGATACGCGCGATTCTCATGCGCAAAAATTAAGCGCTAAAACAACACAATTAGGCGTAAAAGTGAGTGAGTCAACTGCATTTTTTATGCCGTTTTTGCTTAGTTTGGACGAAGAAACATTACGTGATTTTATTTCCCAGGAAAAGGAACTTGAATATTTCGAAGACGAATTATGGAAGTCGTTCCGTTTTAAAGATCATGTATTAACAAAAGAAAAAGAAGAACTTCTGTCACAACTCGGTGAGTCGTTTCAAGGACCAAGCGATACATTTAATATGTTAAATAACGCAGACATACAGTTTGGTTACATCACCAATGAAGATGGTGAACAAGTGCAGCTAACGCGCGGGATGTATTCTAAACTTATTGAAGACGAAAACCGTGATAAACGTAAAGAGGCTTATAAAGCATATTACAAACCGTATGTAGAGTTAAATAACACAATCGCAACAACGCTTTCTGCCGAGGTAAAAACGAACGCGACTCTCGCGAAAGTACGTAATTATGAATCGGCATTGCAAAAAGCCCTATTCGCTGACAATATTGAACAAACGGTTTACGACCAGCTTATTCAATCAGCAAAAACCAACATCGAGCCTCTACATGATTACGCACGTTTGCGCAAAGATAAATTAAACGTAGAAGAGTTGAGACAATACGACTTGAACGCACCCATTGTCCCAGGTGTTAAAGCAGAAATTCCGTATGAAGAAGCATATGAAACCATGCTTGAAGCACTTCAGCCACTCGGGAATGATTATATTGAGCTTTTAAAAGAATTTAAAGAAAAACGTTATATCGATGTCCGTGAAACACCTGCAAAACGTTCAGGTGCATATAATATGGGCGTTTATGGTGTACATCCATTTGTCCTGTTAAATCACCACGATGACTTAAATAGTTTATTTACACTTGTTCATGAAATGGGCCACGCTCTTCATAGTCATTACTCAAGCAAACACCAGCCACAAATTACAGCTAGCTACCGTATTTTTGTTGCTGAAGTTGCTTCTACTGTGAATGAAGTCTTACTCATTAACCATATGCTTGATAAAACAGAAGACAAAAAAATGCGCGCATATCTTCTAAACCACTTTATCGAACAATTTCGTGGCACGTTCTTCACTCAAGTCATGTTTGCCGACTTTGAAAAACAGACGCACGAAAGAGCTGAAGCTGGCGAACCACTTGATGCAGAAAGTTTAAATGAATTATACGAAGAACTATTCCGGACATACAACGGTCCTGATATTGTCTTTGACGACGAAGTAAAATATGGCTGGTCTCGCATCCCTCACTTTTATCGAGCATTTTATGTATATCAGTATGCTACAGGCTTTGCATCAGCCATTCAAATTGCGACAGACATTCTCGCTGGTAAAGAAGGTTCTCTAGAATCGTATAAAACGTTTTTACAAAGTGGAAGTTCCGACGACCCACTAGAACTACTTAAAGCAGCTGGCGTTGATTTAACAACACCCGAACCCGTTGAAGCAGCCATGAAAAAATTCTCTGAGCTTGTTGCGGAATTAAAGCAATTATAA
- a CDS encoding ABC transporter ATP-binding protein: MENVLTLDRVKKAFGNKVALDDINLSIKKGEIFGLLGPSGSGKTTMVKVLTGQLSASSGTTEVLGYNVKKGAKSEIMQKVGILTDNSALYERLSVYDNLSLFSKLYGVETEKERIAAVLEDVQLTGEEKTIIKKLSKGMKQRVTLARTLLHKPSLLFLDEPTSALDPSTTGHVHKALKKLNESGTTIFLTTHNMAEAESLCDRVAFLDKGSLITVDTPKNLRIEHSDKRIVVETEVETLEIEQNEEGSKVLAELIQNKQVLTIHSNEPTLGDIFIKLTGGALT, translated from the coding sequence ATGGAGAACGTATTAACATTAGATCGAGTGAAAAAGGCTTTTGGAAACAAGGTTGCATTAGACGACATCAATCTTTCTATTAAAAAAGGTGAAATCTTTGGTTTACTTGGACCGAGTGGTTCAGGAAAAACAACTATGGTGAAGGTGCTTACGGGACAGCTTAGTGCATCATCGGGGACAACCGAAGTGCTAGGATATAATGTAAAAAAAGGTGCGAAGTCAGAGATTATGCAAAAGGTAGGAATATTAACTGATAATAGTGCATTGTATGAGCGCTTGAGTGTGTATGATAATCTAAGCCTATTTAGTAAATTATATGGGGTTGAGACAGAGAAAGAGAGAATTGCAGCGGTTCTTGAAGATGTTCAATTAACTGGTGAAGAAAAAACGATCATTAAGAAGCTCTCAAAAGGGATGAAGCAAAGGGTCACTCTTGCGCGAACATTGCTTCATAAGCCGAGCTTGTTGTTTTTAGATGAACCAACATCGGCTCTTGATCCATCAACGACAGGACATGTGCATAAAGCTTTAAAGAAATTAAATGAGAGTGGAACAACCATTTTTTTAACGACGCACAATATGGCGGAAGCGGAGTCGCTTTGTGATCGAGTGGCCTTTCTTGATAAAGGTAGTTTAATTACAGTTGATACACCAAAAAATTTGCGGATTGAACATAGTGACAAACGAATTGTTGTGGAAACAGAGGTAGAGACATTAGAAATTGAACAAAATGAAGAAGGTTCTAAAGTACTTGCAGAGCTTATTCAAAACAAACAGGTACTTACCATTCATTCAAACGAACCAACCCTCGGGGATATTTTCATTAAACTTACAGGAGGTGCATTAACATGA
- a CDS encoding YwgA family protein gives MLNDHLNVMALFSMSGEVVGRKKLQKMVYIAKHLGFPFNERYHFHRYGPYSDELTVRLEELCNLGFLEEYEEDKGHYAQYRYILSSRGEDFLKMYRSPLSVYGPLCNSLNTQSSRFLELLSTIIYFEGLEKRKRDDKIRQLKKKQNYTELDFKEAYTYLKELEQHKPTVM, from the coding sequence GTGCTTAACGATCATTTAAACGTGATGGCACTCTTTTCGATGTCAGGTGAAGTGGTTGGCAGAAAAAAATTGCAGAAAATGGTCTATATTGCTAAACACTTGGGGTTTCCGTTTAATGAGCGCTACCATTTTCATCGATATGGACCTTATTCTGATGAATTAACGGTACGATTGGAAGAGCTCTGTAATCTAGGCTTTTTAGAGGAATACGAAGAAGATAAAGGGCACTATGCCCAGTATCGATATATTCTTTCAAGTCGAGGTGAAGACTTCTTGAAGATGTATCGCTCACCACTTTCAGTATACGGACCGTTGTGCAATTCTTTAAATACCCAGTCTTCCAGATTTTTAGAGTTACTATCAACAATTATTTATTTTGAAGGACTTGAAAAAAGAAAGCGCGACGATAAGATTAGGCAATTGAAGAAAAAGCAAAATTATACAGAACTTGATTTTAAAGAAGCTTATACATATTTGAAGGAATTGGAACAGCATAAACCTACTGTCATGTGA
- a CDS encoding 2-hydroxymuconate tautomerase, with translation MPIVHIQILEGRTTEQKRALVERVTTAVSETINSPAERVSVVIDEMKTENFAVGGVLQSDK, from the coding sequence ATGCCTATCGTTCATATTCAAATCCTTGAAGGTCGAACAACTGAACAAAAACGTGCTTTAGTAGAGCGCGTTACAACAGCTGTATCAGAGACCATCAATTCACCAGCGGAACGCGTTTCTGTCGTCATTGATGAAATGAAAACAGAAAACTTTGCTGTTGGAGGCGTCTTGCAAAGCGATAAATAA
- a CDS encoding dicarboxylate/amino acid:cation symporter has translation MNKLTIKILIGLFLGAVVGLGLPSLYQDGFNFLNQYVFDPAGSIFLRLIMMVVVPLVFFSLVIGVSDLGNPKQLGRMGIKTIAFFLATSAISLTVGLTAASIIQPGNPGLLGEDIAEDYEAADSIPFMDTLVNIIPENPIESMANMEMLQIIAFALFVGIAMAVLGDKVKTVKTFFNQANEIMMKIVTFVMGFAPYGAFALIASALGEAGWDAVGSLLSYMLTVTGVLIFHLFVVYGLIVYFLGKMSPFKFFKGFAPAITMAFSLSSSNAVLPLSMKSAQENLGVSRQVSGFVQPLGATINMDGTGIMQAVATVFIAQVYSTNLSLTEMLIIVLTATLASIGTAGVPGVGMIMLAMVLTSVGLPTEAIGLIIGVDRILDMLRTSVNITGDAVLAVIVDRSEKKRGAIDEDGNATEAS, from the coding sequence ATGAATAAACTGACTATTAAGATTTTAATTGGACTCTTTCTTGGTGCGGTAGTTGGACTTGGCTTACCGTCACTATATCAAGATGGATTTAACTTTCTTAATCAATATGTTTTTGATCCAGCCGGGTCAATCTTTTTACGTTTAATTATGATGGTGGTTGTGCCACTCGTATTCTTTTCACTTGTTATTGGTGTGTCTGATTTAGGCAACCCAAAACAACTAGGGCGAATGGGGATTAAAACGATTGCCTTTTTCCTAGCTACGTCAGCAATTTCCTTGACGGTTGGGCTCACTGCGGCTTCAATTATTCAACCAGGAAACCCAGGCCTACTAGGAGAAGATATTGCAGAAGATTACGAGGCTGCTGATTCAATACCATTTATGGATACGCTCGTTAACATTATCCCAGAGAATCCAATTGAATCGATGGCTAATATGGAAATGCTACAAATTATTGCTTTTGCTCTGTTTGTAGGTATTGCAATGGCTGTTCTTGGTGATAAAGTAAAAACAGTAAAAACGTTTTTTAATCAAGCAAATGAAATCATGATGAAAATTGTTACGTTTGTTATGGGATTTGCTCCGTACGGTGCGTTTGCGTTAATTGCGTCTGCTCTAGGTGAAGCTGGATGGGATGCAGTAGGCTCACTTCTTTCATACATGTTAACTGTAACAGGTGTTTTGATCTTCCACTTATTTGTTGTTTATGGCCTAATTGTTTACTTCCTAGGTAAAATGAGTCCATTTAAATTCTTTAAAGGCTTTGCTCCTGCAATCACAATGGCATTTAGTTTATCAAGTTCAAATGCAGTTTTGCCGTTATCAATGAAATCAGCACAAGAGAACCTGGGTGTCTCTAGACAAGTGTCTGGATTTGTTCAACCGCTTGGGGCGACGATTAATATGGATGGTACGGGTATTATGCAGGCCGTAGCTACTGTTTTTATTGCTCAAGTATATTCAACGAACTTATCGTTAACAGAGATGCTTATCATCGTATTAACAGCAACTCTTGCTAGTATCGGTACTGCTGGAGTACCAGGTGTCGGTATGATTATGCTTGCCATGGTATTAACCTCTGTTGGCTTACCGACAGAAGCAATCGGATTAATCATTGGTGTAGACAGAATTCTTGATATGCTTCGTACATCGGTCAATATTACGGGGGATGCTGTACTCGCTGTTATTGTCGATCGTTCTGAAAAGAAACGAGGCGCGATAGACGAAGACGGGAATGCTACTGAAGCATCATAA
- a CDS encoding processed acidic surface protein has translation MKKSFVLILLTLVFILSNPLTSLAHGFDDAEFDAYLEEVGVSEKDLAEHLMYWWDGTTFYQFENVDELADFLGPRLTAESINEILDELSTDYGYDREELDFILEEYIGMPYSDFLFYNTFYVIVDVFLTIIEEDWGPYFPDFEGFLKEFSLSYEEEWALYEHFWYISETNPQLSNELEDLKQRSYAFEGFESIRELSAADVAELFSIGEKAIDVLDLHPKYFLDRVGEDKKPIDYKTLISGDAIKGYDLLIELYDADGYFLADFYITAEMFNSHFVKKVVEDVTEIGKVVTKKPEKPAPETLLPNKDKVETPTHKEENKLESTTDAERDANGKVTKTAAGAKMPNTATNYPLYILLGFGLMVSGIILSRRVFREKKVA, from the coding sequence ATGAAAAAGTCATTTGTTTTAATTTTATTAACACTTGTCTTTATCCTTTCTAATCCGCTAACAAGCCTTGCACACGGATTTGATGACGCTGAATTTGACGCTTACTTAGAGGAAGTAGGAGTAAGTGAAAAAGATTTAGCCGAACATCTTATGTACTGGTGGGATGGCACAACTTTTTATCAATTTGAAAATGTGGACGAGCTGGCTGACTTTTTAGGGCCTCGTTTAACAGCTGAGTCTATAAATGAAATCCTTGATGAATTATCAACAGACTATGGCTATGACCGCGAAGAACTTGACTTCATCTTAGAAGAATATATTGGGATGCCTTATAGCGACTTTTTGTTCTACAATACATTTTACGTCATTGTGGATGTCTTCCTTACTATAATAGAAGAGGATTGGGGTCCTTACTTCCCTGATTTTGAAGGTTTCCTTAAAGAATTCTCGTTAAGTTATGAAGAGGAATGGGCTCTCTATGAACATTTTTGGTACATTAGTGAAACAAATCCTCAACTTTCCAATGAGCTTGAAGACCTTAAACAACGTAGTTATGCATTTGAAGGGTTTGAATCCATCCGTGAACTTAGTGCAGCTGATGTAGCAGAATTGTTCTCTATTGGAGAAAAAGCAATTGATGTTCTTGACCTACACCCAAAATATTTCCTTGATCGTGTTGGCGAAGACAAAAAACCAATTGATTACAAAACGTTAATTAGTGGCGATGCGATTAAAGGGTATGACCTTCTGATCGAACTTTATGACGCAGATGGGTACTTCTTAGCGGATTTCTATATTACAGCGGAAATGTTCAACTCACACTTTGTTAAAAAAGTCGTTGAAGATGTAACAGAGATCGGAAAAGTCGTTACCAAAAAACCTGAAAAACCAGCACCTGAGACGTTACTTCCAAACAAAGATAAAGTTGAAACACCAACTCATAAAGAGGAAAACAAATTAGAAAGCACTACTGATGCCGAGCGTGATGCAAACGGCAAAGTAACTAAAACAGCAGCTGGGGCAAAAATGCCTAATACAGCCACCAATTATCCGCTTTATATTTTGCTTGGATTTGGTTTAATGGTTAGTGGGATCATCCTTTCCCGTCGTGTCTTTCGTGAAAAGAAGGTCGCATAA
- a CDS encoding class D sortase, whose translation MAWFKKQSRKKVVLLVLAFSLLGGGIWLTSTTGFKLLYGYFLYKTTPVEATAVTSIPTKEETEETPAYKMDVSDWQPTVGEDMGTLTIPKLNATIPIIHGTGEDELDKGVGHFADSVLPGEADNSVLSGHRDTVFRKLGEVGEGDELVVETKSGSYTYKIHTVRIVDADDRTVIVPTDDAQLTVTTCYPFDFIGDAPDRYVLVGDLIEADVFDTLMVYNEL comes from the coding sequence GTGGCGTGGTTTAAAAAACAAAGTCGAAAAAAAGTCGTCTTACTCGTACTTGCCTTCTCGCTTTTAGGGGGAGGCATTTGGCTTACTTCAACAACCGGTTTTAAACTACTTTATGGGTACTTCCTTTACAAAACAACACCAGTTGAAGCTACTGCGGTCACATCTATTCCAACAAAAGAGGAAACAGAAGAGACCCCTGCTTACAAAATGGATGTTTCTGATTGGCAGCCAACGGTCGGTGAGGATATGGGGACTCTTACAATTCCAAAGTTAAACGCGACCATTCCAATTATTCATGGAACGGGTGAGGATGAGCTTGATAAAGGTGTTGGTCACTTTGCTGATAGCGTCCTTCCTGGCGAAGCTGATAACTCCGTTTTATCTGGTCATCGCGATACCGTCTTCCGGAAGCTTGGTGAAGTTGGAGAAGGTGATGAACTCGTTGTTGAAACAAAAAGTGGCAGTTATACGTACAAAATTCACACCGTCAGGATTGTTGATGCAGATGATCGAACCGTCATTGTTCCAACGGACGATGCCCAATTAACTGTAACGACTTGTTATCCCTTTGATTTTATTGGTGATGCGCCAGACCGTTATGTTCTTGTTGGCGATTTAATTGAAGCGGATGTGTTTGATACTCTGATGGTTTATAACGAACTTTAG
- a CDS encoding ABC transporter permease, translating into MNGAMKRILAIFAKDFKDASRNSQVWFPAIMPIGFAFLYSSLESGSTSMLPFVLILTLGMAGATSQALMIAEEKEKQTLRMLMLSPAKMYEVLIGKAVLLFLLVLVINFIVMAIYGTEMSDFGLFTLLSVPLVITFLLLGTFIGLLARTVAETSVWAVLIILAICMLPLMVPAFDNALLMSVSDLLMTSRFIDIINGIQSGEGSSTLGMDWLVIGIWMVVSVIAVYIAYKRNAMDK; encoded by the coding sequence ATGAATGGAGCGATGAAACGAATTTTAGCAATCTTTGCAAAAGACTTTAAAGACGCTAGTAGAAATTCACAAGTGTGGTTTCCGGCAATTATGCCAATTGGATTTGCCTTTTTATACAGTTCATTAGAAAGTGGATCAACTTCGATGTTGCCTTTTGTCTTAATATTAACACTAGGTATGGCTGGAGCAACATCTCAAGCTTTAATGATCGCGGAAGAAAAAGAAAAACAAACGTTACGCATGCTTATGCTATCACCGGCTAAAATGTATGAAGTGTTGATAGGGAAGGCTGTTCTGTTATTCTTACTTGTTTTAGTCATTAATTTCATTGTCATGGCTATATACGGAACTGAAATGAGTGACTTTGGTTTATTTACCCTTTTATCTGTCCCACTAGTGATAACGTTTTTACTACTAGGTACGTTTATAGGATTATTAGCGAGAACGGTCGCAGAAACATCTGTCTGGGCTGTCCTTATTATCTTAGCGATATGTATGCTTCCGCTAATGGTTCCTGCCTTTGATAATGCATTATTAATGAGTGTATCGGATCTTTTAATGACTTCTCGTTTTATCGACATTATTAATGGAATTCAATCTGGTGAAGGTTCATCTACCCTTGGAATGGATTGGCTTGTCATTGGTATATGGATGGTCGTAAGTGTAATAGCTGTGTATATTGCTTATAAACGAAATGCAATGGATAAGTAA
- a CDS encoding HD domain-containing protein translates to MCKKLQEEKVFKDPVHRYIHVRDQLIWDLIGTKEFQRLRRVRQLGTTSLTFHGAEHSRFNHSLGVYEIMRRLVSSFSGKPYWNEEDQLLALTAALLHDIGHGPFSHSFEKVFNTDHEEWTRMIILGDTEVNKLLREVNSNFPKAVAEVIEKTSTNKLVTSMISSQIDADRMDYLLRDAYYTGVSYGQFDLERILRVMRPQQDQVVVKQSGMHAVEDYIMSRYQMYWQVYFHPVTRSSEVILSKILLRVKKLQNEGYAFKQPPIHFQSIFDGAITLQDYLRLDESIMQFYFQSWQDEDDLILSDLCKRFLNRRLFDYAEFHPNERMNDWPKLRTLFQEAGIDPDYYLVMDSSSDLPYDVYRPGEEERVPIHLLMPDGSLKELSSQSDVVESISGKKRTDHKLYYPKDLCELIDDQQILGEIKSIIGFG, encoded by the coding sequence ATGTGCAAGAAGCTGCAAGAAGAGAAGGTTTTTAAAGACCCAGTGCATCGTTACATCCATGTCCGCGATCAACTTATTTGGGATTTGATTGGAACGAAAGAATTTCAGCGACTTAGACGAGTAAGGCAGCTTGGGACAACGTCATTAACGTTTCATGGTGCAGAGCATTCACGGTTTAACCATTCTCTTGGGGTGTATGAGATTATGCGCAGACTCGTGTCTTCTTTTTCAGGTAAACCCTATTGGAATGAAGAGGACCAGCTTTTGGCACTAACAGCTGCGCTGCTACATGATATTGGCCATGGGCCGTTTTCTCATTCATTTGAAAAAGTGTTTAACACGGATCATGAAGAGTGGACGAGAATGATTATTCTTGGAGATACAGAAGTGAATAAACTTTTACGAGAAGTGAATTCAAATTTCCCTAAAGCGGTTGCTGAAGTTATTGAAAAAACATCAACGAATAAATTAGTGACAAGTATGATATCAAGTCAGATTGACGCCGATCGAATGGATTATTTGTTGAGGGATGCGTATTATACAGGTGTGAGCTACGGGCAATTTGATTTGGAGCGTATATTACGTGTGATGCGTCCACAGCAAGATCAAGTTGTTGTAAAGCAAAGCGGAATGCATGCGGTGGAAGATTACATTATGAGTCGGTACCAAATGTATTGGCAAGTGTATTTCCATCCTGTCACACGAAGTTCAGAAGTTATCTTAAGTAAGATTTTATTGCGTGTGAAGAAATTGCAAAACGAAGGTTATGCATTTAAACAGCCGCCTATTCATTTTCAGTCCATCTTTGATGGTGCTATAACCTTGCAAGACTATTTAAGGTTAGATGAATCGATCATGCAGTTTTACTTTCAGAGTTGGCAAGATGAAGATGACTTGATTTTAAGTGATTTGTGTAAACGATTCTTAAATCGTCGTTTATTTGATTACGCCGAATTTCATCCTAATGAGCGAATGAACGACTGGCCTAAATTAAGAACGTTATTTCAAGAGGCAGGAATAGATCCTGATTATTATTTAGTGATGGATTCGTCATCTGATTTACCATACGATGTGTATCGTCCAGGTGAAGAAGAGAGAGTGCCAATTCATTTGCTTATGCCGGATGGATCGTTAAAAGAGTTATCGAGTCAATCGGATGTTGTTGAATCAATTTCAGGCAAGAAACGTACAGATCACAAACTCTATTATCCAAAGGATTTATGTGAGCTTATTGATGATCAGCAAATTCTAGGAGAAATCAAATCAATTATAGGGTTTGGTTAA